The following proteins are encoded in a genomic region of Heliomicrobium gestii:
- the ychF gene encoding redox-regulated ATPase YchF: protein MPVQAGIVGLPNVGKSTLFNAITKAGAEAANYPFCTIEPNVGVVEVPDPRLDKLTEMVKPNRVVPAVVRFVDIAGLVRGASKGEGLGNKFLSHIREVDAVIHVVRCFEDPDVTHVDGKVSPLRDIDTIELELILSDLETVERRMDRVQKMLKSGEKKAQEEMTVLQKLRAAFEDEKPARSIDWTPEEAEIVRNQFLLTSKPLLYVANVSEEDVGKADNPLVQEVRARAEREGAGVVVICAKIEAEIAELTDPEERAVFLEDLGLEESGLDRLIRETYTLLGLITYFTAGVQEVRAWTITRGTKAPQAAGVIHTDFERGFIRAEVTAYDDLVSCGSQTAAREKGVQRLEGKEYVMKDGDVVHFRFNV from the coding sequence GTGCCGGTCCAGGCGGGTATCGTCGGGTTGCCCAACGTGGGCAAATCCACCTTGTTCAATGCCATCACCAAGGCGGGCGCGGAGGCCGCCAATTATCCCTTCTGCACCATCGAACCGAACGTGGGCGTGGTGGAGGTCCCCGATCCCCGGTTGGACAAGCTGACCGAAATGGTCAAACCGAACCGGGTGGTTCCCGCTGTTGTGCGGTTTGTTGATATCGCTGGTCTGGTCCGGGGCGCCTCCAAGGGCGAAGGGCTTGGCAACAAGTTCCTGTCCCACATCCGCGAGGTGGACGCCGTGATCCATGTGGTTCGCTGTTTCGAAGATCCCGACGTGACGCACGTCGATGGCAAGGTGTCACCCTTGCGGGACATCGACACGATAGAGCTCGAACTGATCCTCTCCGACTTGGAGACGGTGGAACGCCGCATGGATCGGGTGCAAAAGATGCTCAAATCGGGCGAGAAGAAAGCCCAGGAAGAGATGACTGTGCTGCAGAAACTGCGGGCCGCCTTTGAAGACGAGAAACCGGCCCGGTCCATCGACTGGACGCCGGAAGAGGCCGAGATCGTCCGCAACCAGTTTTTGTTGACGAGCAAGCCCCTCCTCTACGTGGCCAACGTCTCTGAAGAGGACGTGGGCAAGGCGGACAACCCGCTGGTCCAGGAGGTGCGCGCCCGGGCAGAGCGCGAAGGCGCCGGCGTCGTCGTCATCTGCGCCAAGATCGAAGCGGAGATCGCTGAGTTGACCGATCCGGAGGAGCGCGCTGTTTTCCTGGAGGATCTGGGCCTGGAAGAATCAGGTCTCGATCGGCTGATCCGGGAGACCTACACCCTGTTGGGACTGATCACCTACTTCACCGCCGGTGTGCAAGAGGTCCGCGCCTGGACGATCACCCGCGGGACGAAGGCGCCCCAGGCGGCCGGTGTCATTCACACCGATTTTGAGCGCGGCTTCATCCGGGCCGAGGTGACGGCCTATGATGATCTGGTGAGCTGCGGCAGCCAGACGGCGGCTCGTGAAAAGGGCGTCCAGCGCCTCGAAGGCAAGGAGTATGTCATGAAGGACGGCGACGTGGTCCACTTCCGCTTTAACGTGTGA
- a CDS encoding fibronectin type III domain-containing protein, producing MKKKHFASLTVGLSVLLSLLSLAGLCPTGFAQDSEQLPVGYRASETASPNGDIAIEVKDGENWVYAVKIPFDQYLRAGRANLAALLPDPKAPVSIRLTKHGGGSAHLDAAQLGGLSPSATTSPNSLALKKLSQQDDDVLELPENGLEVTFPAGRSDSIIAISGRIETATISKTPFQFPLENTYREMTVDSAFYAYNMGSVKGRLTVDGDISEVDQSAPFIKEYVTPGSGHPPGYTYAWVMNDEQNLYVAIDFTPDNTMDGDKDYTKVYVKTPAGLKAYKVSVPEATWGRPGFVYTDKVAYQHKVYEFAIPFSEIGVDPEQREIQLAFAAYGTATPGDRMPAIAYDPQANRYLSLYTNIGYSGQKLVGNLIDAQGALVNGAGFPISEAIGFPDPNDESVSVVRGVYGVDTPSFLAAWPSYINDENGFKNVIASQFIRASDGSPLGNTTVVTDVYAIPTDQHAAVAYDPINHRYLVVWEDDRDQPAGYRSYDIYGQLLNGDGTLRGGNFVICNNGDQDDVYMTANQYDPVVAFDSQNEKYLVVWQDFRSFHHNDIYGQFVNADGALAGPASAINMPISTSAEEKYDPALAYDDMNHRFLVVWQQGDYGSQDIYGKLISVSSSSPPASLPDLPISTAPNNQSNPAVAFNSTDQKFLVVWSDERNTSTNQDIYGQLVNADGSLDPAGGSSAANRVIQATTEREVGASVAYNPHDNNFLVAYTDSGTSLYSLEYTQFPPPPSDLQVVSLSSDGMQGDDSCQNPCASADGRYVAFSSSADNLVSGDTNNSRDVFLRDRQTGETIRVSVSSEGVQGDGDSDYPSISADGNRVVYRSYATNLVSGDSNNKSDIFLYDKLSGHTTRVSVSTTGAQADGDSDDPVISADGKRVAFDSPATNLVAGDTNGVCDVYVRDLVNGETGRVSVASGGAQSDGNSSCPSINADGRFVTYSSDATNLVAGDNNAAGDVFLHDRQTGATTLVSVASDGSQGNRGSRSGSRINADGRFVAFDSEATNLVSGDTNEQGDVFVRDVLNGVTTRVNVASNGAQGDTYSFVRSISPDGRYVTFDSGATTLVTGNTNGYLNSFVHDRQTGETTCISKTPSGGLGDGSSADPVIVANGNVVFSSGATNLAPGDSNSWDDILMYTGPLFSARNDDSAPVWSGGELTVTDINETSVKITWPAASDNVGVTNYRLYKNGLVENTVANTGEATITNLLPGSVYTFAVQAGDAAGNWSVAGPQKQAQKGFGLRAGTLDSYAYAIGPGDAHQTGLTAKYNDGSSLDKSQVATYSSSNPAVASVDASGRVIAHEQGTALIRAEYGGKSVAAFVAVGPARAYRFTVNPSSVSVTGGHIHVPVYVTGASAESAPAKALFTLLADGVPVSTTQQDIAGNGMANVSFDQVAYQQDKAYLVRVLIWDSGETMHPQAWPLTIPVP from the coding sequence ATGAAAAAGAAACATTTCGCAAGCCTGACTGTAGGGCTGTCCGTGTTGCTCAGCCTGCTGAGCCTTGCGGGCCTATGCCCAACTGGATTCGCGCAGGACAGTGAACAACTGCCGGTGGGTTACAGGGCCTCCGAAACAGCCAGCCCCAATGGCGATATCGCCATCGAAGTAAAAGACGGCGAAAATTGGGTGTATGCCGTAAAGATACCCTTTGACCAATATCTGCGTGCAGGCCGCGCCAATCTGGCCGCCCTTCTCCCTGATCCAAAGGCGCCGGTGAGCATTCGCCTGACAAAACACGGCGGCGGGAGCGCCCATCTCGATGCGGCGCAGTTGGGCGGACTTTCTCCTTCCGCAACGACATCCCCAAACAGCCTGGCGCTAAAAAAACTGAGCCAACAAGACGACGATGTGTTGGAACTCCCGGAAAACGGTCTGGAAGTGACCTTTCCCGCCGGTCGGAGCGATTCAATCATCGCGATCAGCGGCAGAATTGAAACCGCTACGATCAGCAAGACGCCCTTTCAGTTCCCGCTGGAAAATACATACCGGGAAATGACCGTCGACTCCGCTTTCTACGCCTACAACATGGGCTCGGTCAAGGGCCGCCTGACGGTTGACGGCGATATCAGCGAGGTCGATCAAAGCGCGCCGTTCATCAAGGAATACGTCACACCAGGCTCCGGTCATCCGCCGGGCTACACCTATGCCTGGGTCATGAACGATGAACAGAACCTCTATGTCGCCATCGACTTTACGCCGGACAACACCATGGATGGGGATAAGGATTATACGAAGGTATATGTAAAAACGCCGGCGGGGCTGAAAGCCTATAAGGTGTCTGTGCCGGAAGCTACCTGGGGTCGGCCCGGTTTTGTATACACCGACAAGGTGGCGTACCAGCACAAGGTGTACGAGTTTGCCATCCCCTTTTCCGAGATCGGCGTCGACCCGGAACAACGGGAGATCCAATTGGCCTTTGCGGCGTACGGCACCGCCACGCCGGGAGACCGGATGCCGGCCATCGCCTATGACCCCCAAGCGAACCGATACCTCAGCCTGTACACCAATATTGGCTATTCCGGGCAAAAGTTAGTAGGCAATCTTATCGACGCCCAGGGGGCGCTCGTGAATGGCGCTGGGTTTCCGATCAGTGAGGCCATCGGGTTCCCCGATCCAAATGATGAATCGGTATCTGTCGTTCGCGGTGTTTACGGCGTTGATACCCCCAGCTTTCTCGCGGCATGGCCCAGTTATATCAACGATGAAAATGGCTTTAAGAATGTGATCGCCAGTCAATTCATTCGCGCGAGCGACGGTTCCCCTTTGGGCAACACCACAGTGGTCACGGACGTGTATGCCATCCCCACAGATCAGCATGCCGCTGTCGCTTATGACCCGATCAACCACCGTTACCTGGTGGTGTGGGAGGATGACCGCGATCAGCCCGCCGGGTACCGGAGCTACGATATATATGGGCAGTTGCTCAATGGGGACGGAACGCTTCGGGGCGGGAACTTCGTCATCTGTAACAACGGTGATCAGGATGATGTCTACATGACGGCGAATCAATATGACCCTGTTGTGGCCTTTGACAGCCAAAACGAAAAGTACTTGGTGGTCTGGCAGGATTTTCGCAGTTTCCACCACAACGATATCTACGGTCAGTTTGTTAACGCCGACGGCGCCTTAGCCGGACCGGCGAGCGCGATCAATATGCCCATCTCGACCTCTGCCGAGGAGAAGTACGATCCGGCCTTGGCTTATGATGATATGAATCACCGGTTTTTGGTGGTTTGGCAGCAGGGAGATTACGGAAGTCAGGATATTTACGGAAAGCTGATCAGTGTCAGCAGCAGTTCACCGCCTGCTTCACTGCCTGACCTTCCGATTAGCACTGCGCCCAATAACCAGTCAAACCCCGCTGTCGCGTTTAACAGCACCGATCAGAAGTTTTTGGTTGTTTGGAGCGACGAGCGAAACACGTCCACGAACCAGGACATCTACGGTCAACTGGTCAACGCCGACGGTTCGTTGGATCCCGCTGGGGGAAGCAGCGCCGCCAACCGGGTGATCCAAGCGACGACAGAGAGAGAAGTTGGGGCCTCGGTGGCGTACAATCCCCATGACAACAATTTCTTGGTTGCCTATACCGATTCCGGAACGAGCCTGTACTCTCTGGAATATACCCAGTTTCCGCCGCCGCCAAGCGACTTGCAAGTCGTGAGCCTCTCCAGCGACGGGATGCAGGGCGACGACTCATGCCAAAATCCCTGCGCCAGCGCCGATGGGCGATACGTCGCGTTCTCCTCCTCGGCCGATAACCTCGTCAGCGGCGATACCAACAATTCAAGGGACGTTTTTTTGCGCGACCGGCAGACGGGAGAAACGATCCGGGTGAGCGTCTCTTCTGAAGGCGTTCAGGGAGACGGAGACAGCGACTACCCCTCCATTAGCGCCGATGGCAACCGCGTGGTCTATCGATCGTACGCCACGAACCTGGTAAGCGGCGACAGCAACAACAAGAGCGACATTTTTCTTTATGACAAATTGAGCGGTCACACGACGCGGGTCAGTGTCTCCACGACAGGCGCCCAGGCGGACGGCGATAGCGATGATCCTGTGATCAGCGCCGACGGCAAGCGGGTGGCTTTCGACTCGCCCGCCACCAACCTGGTCGCCGGCGACACGAATGGGGTCTGCGATGTGTATGTGCGCGATCTGGTCAATGGGGAGACGGGCCGGGTCAGCGTCGCTTCTGGCGGCGCCCAGAGCGACGGCAACAGCAGCTGCCCGAGCATCAACGCCGACGGGCGGTTTGTGACCTATTCCTCTGACGCCACCAATCTGGTTGCCGGCGACAATAACGCGGCGGGAGACGTTTTCCTCCATGACAGGCAAACAGGCGCCACCACGCTCGTCAGCGTCGCCAGTGACGGAAGCCAGGGCAATCGCGGCAGCAGATCGGGATCCAGAATCAACGCCGACGGCCGGTTTGTGGCCTTCGATTCGGAAGCCACCAACCTGGTGAGCGGGGATACGAACGAACAAGGGGATGTGTTTGTCCGTGATGTGCTCAACGGCGTGACCACCCGGGTCAATGTGGCTTCCAATGGCGCGCAGGGGGACACGTACAGCTTCGTCCGAAGCATCAGTCCCGATGGACGCTATGTGACCTTCGATTCCGGCGCGACGACACTGGTGACGGGGAACACCAACGGCTACCTGAACAGCTTTGTTCACGACCGGCAGACAGGAGAAACCACCTGCATCAGCAAGACCCCCTCCGGGGGACTGGGCGACGGATCGAGCGCAGATCCCGTTATCGTCGCGAACGGCAATGTGGTTTTTTCCTCCGGCGCCACCAACTTGGCGCCTGGGGACAGCAATAGCTGGGACGATATTCTTATGTACACAGGCCCATTGTTTTCAGCGCGGAACGATGACAGCGCCCCCGTCTGGTCTGGAGGGGAGCTTACGGTCACCGACATCAATGAGACCAGCGTAAAAATCACCTGGCCGGCAGCGAGTGACAATGTCGGCGTGACGAATTACCGCCTGTATAAGAACGGCCTCGTTGAGAACACCGTCGCCAACACGGGGGAAGCGACGATCACGAACCTGTTGCCAGGTTCCGTCTATACCTTTGCCGTGCAAGCCGGCGATGCGGCAGGCAACTGGAGTGTCGCCGGACCTCAGAAACAGGCGCAAAAAGGGTTCGGGCTGCGAGCGGGGACGCTCGATTCGTACGCCTATGCGATCGGTCCCGGCGATGCCCACCAGACGGGGTTGACAGCGAAGTACAACGACGGGTCGAGCCTGGATAAATCGCAGGTTGCGACCTACTCCTCTTCGAACCCCGCCGTGGCCTCGGTGGACGCATCGGGCCGGGTGATCGCCCATGAACAGGGAACGGCGCTGATCCGGGCGGAGTATGGCGGAAAATCGGTTGCCGCCTTCGTTGCCGTCGGACCTGCGCGCGCTTATCGCTTCACGGTCAATCCAAGCAGTGTGTCGGTGACGGGCGGTCACATCCATGTGCCCGTCTACGTGACGGGGGCTTCGGCCGAATCGGCGCCGGCGAAGGCGCTCTTCACCCTCTTGGCCGATGGCGTTCCGGTGTCCACGACGCAGCAAGACATCGCCGGCAATGGGATGGCAAATGTGTCTTTTGACCAAGTGGCCTACCAACAGGATAAAGCCTACCTGGTCAGGGTCCTGATCTGGGACTCTGGCGAGACCATGCATCCACAGGCCTGGCCGCTGACGATCCCTGTGCCCTGA
- a CDS encoding single-stranded DNA-binding protein, which yields MLNRVILIGRLGRDPELRHTNSGTPVCSFSIAVDRPQSSNQRQAGAEKVTDWFTVNVWNQQAVTCSQYLHKGRLVAIDGRLQTRSWTDQQSGQKRSVVEVVADTVRFLERGEGQGGAGAAAGAGMGAGAGGYGGSAAGGGYGSGGASGFGAPAGGGYGGSGSFGSEISFPDPPGEDDLPF from the coding sequence ATGTTGAACCGGGTAATCCTCATCGGCCGTCTCGGCAGGGATCCGGAGCTGCGGCACACCAACAGCGGCACACCCGTTTGCTCCTTCAGCATCGCCGTCGACCGTCCCCAGTCGTCAAACCAGCGCCAGGCGGGCGCTGAAAAGGTTACCGACTGGTTTACCGTCAACGTGTGGAACCAACAGGCGGTCACCTGTTCCCAGTACTTACATAAGGGCCGTCTCGTGGCCATCGACGGTCGCCTGCAAACCCGTTCCTGGACGGACCAACAGTCAGGGCAGAAGCGCTCTGTCGTCGAGGTTGTCGCCGATACGGTGCGGTTCCTCGAACGCGGCGAAGGGCAGGGCGGCGCAGGCGCTGCTGCCGGCGCCGGCATGGGCGCTGGGGCTGGCGGTTATGGCGGTTCAGCCGCAGGCGGCGGGTACGGAAGCGGAGGAGCCTCCGGTTTCGGCGCGCCAGCAGGGGGCGGTTATGGCGGCAGCGGCTCCTTCGGCAGCGAGATCTCCTTCCCCGATCCGCCGGGAGAAGACGATCTGCCGTTCTAA
- a CDS encoding HEAT repeat domain-containing protein codes for MRKEKQPFWRRWQPWRAWKTAAQDPAAQVRHMLRDLGEGIVPPQERLAQLLAAPPEERSRWWQEAVGAETAGAETAGASAPDAGPAAPASVAWRLARILQLEPHWQAVMAAPQSGPKEQVIEAVGPLLLPEALPLLQAAVLDRSPSVGLAATAYLARSADAHVTAFFLDLLQRPDGGPWIDRAARGLAARRSIDGPAIWRRLLAMTGDGQALLRLRAWEVLASFGPPAEGEAVEHLEPCLRAALGDPDAAVRARAAEATGLLARGGLALELVAAARDGDARVRAEAARALGRLAALDLMGSEGADAGKTREAVRQALTDCLADEDYRVSGCARQALHYIAEA; via the coding sequence ATGAGAAAAGAAAAGCAACCCTTCTGGCGGCGCTGGCAGCCCTGGCGCGCCTGGAAGACGGCGGCGCAAGACCCCGCCGCACAGGTTCGCCACATGTTGCGCGACCTGGGAGAGGGCATCGTCCCGCCACAGGAGCGGTTGGCCCAACTGCTGGCGGCGCCGCCAGAGGAGCGGAGCCGCTGGTGGCAGGAGGCTGTCGGGGCGGAAACCGCCGGAGCCGAAACTGCCGGAGCATCGGCGCCGGACGCCGGACCGGCCGCGCCGGCGAGCGTCGCCTGGCGGCTGGCGCGCATCCTCCAGTTGGAGCCCCATTGGCAGGCCGTCATGGCGGCGCCCCAATCAGGGCCGAAGGAACAGGTGATCGAGGCCGTGGGACCGCTGCTGCTGCCGGAGGCGTTGCCACTCTTGCAGGCGGCGGTCCTGGACCGGTCGCCTTCGGTCGGTCTGGCGGCGACGGCCTACTTGGCCCGGTCGGCCGACGCGCATGTAACGGCCTTCTTCCTCGACCTGCTCCAACGCCCTGACGGCGGCCCTTGGATCGACCGGGCCGCCCGGGGGTTGGCGGCGCGCCGTTCCATCGACGGACCGGCCATCTGGCGCCGCCTGCTGGCGATGACCGGCGACGGCCAGGCGTTGTTGCGCCTGCGCGCCTGGGAGGTGCTGGCCTCTTTCGGACCGCCGGCCGAGGGGGAAGCGGTGGAGCACCTGGAGCCGTGCCTGCGGGCCGCTCTGGGGGATCCCGACGCGGCGGTGCGGGCTCGGGCGGCCGAAGCGACGGGGCTCTTGGCCCGCGGAGGATTGGCCCTCGAACTGGTGGCCGCCGCTCGTGACGGCGACGCCCGCGTGCGGGCCGAAGCGGCCCGCGCCCTGGGGCGGCTGGCCGCCCTGGATCTGATGGGGAGTGAGGGCGCGGACGCCGGGAAGACCCGGGAGGCTGTCCGGCAGGCGCTCACCGACTGCCTGGCCGACGAAGACTACCGGGTCAGCGGATGCGCCCGGCAAGCGCTCCATTACATAGCAGAGGCGTGA
- a CDS encoding 3'-5' exonuclease — MDFTAIDFETANSARNSACAIGLTVVAGGKVAESCSWLIRPPVLYFPFTYIHGITAEQVKDEPTFDMLWPTLRPYLQGQLLVAHNATFDKSVLENTLRHYGLSLPDARYICSVETARKTWPSLRNHKLNTVAEFLGVQLNHHDACDDAYASAQIVLQSLRVHKMTSVNGLIQKLSLKTYLTKPEETGMSPTLSGGAPVIG; from the coding sequence ATGGATTTTACCGCCATTGACTTTGAAACCGCCAACAGCGCCCGCAACAGCGCTTGCGCCATCGGCCTCACCGTCGTGGCCGGCGGCAAGGTCGCAGAAAGCTGCTCCTGGCTGATCCGGCCGCCGGTGCTCTACTTTCCCTTTACATACATCCACGGCATCACGGCCGAACAGGTGAAGGACGAGCCCACCTTCGACATGCTCTGGCCCACTTTGCGCCCCTACCTGCAAGGTCAACTGCTGGTGGCTCACAACGCGACCTTTGATAAGAGCGTATTGGAGAACACCCTGCGACACTACGGCCTTTCGCTTCCCGATGCCCGCTATATCTGCTCTGTGGAGACCGCGCGAAAGACCTGGCCGTCCCTGCGCAACCACAAGCTGAACACGGTGGCGGAATTCCTCGGCGTGCAACTGAACCACCACGACGCCTGTGATGACGCCTATGCGTCGGCGCAGATCGTCCTCCAGTCGTTGCGGGTTCATAAGATGACATCCGTAAACGGGCTCATTCAAAAACTCTCGCTGAAGACATATCTGACAAAACCAGAGGAAACCGGCATGAGTCCAACGTTATCCGGTGGAGCCCCTGTTATCGGTTAA
- the yedF gene encoding sulfurtransferase-like selenium metabolism protein YedF — MSKETGAAARPEAPVMGKDLSGLSTAFALPENSVLLMTADRIGRGDDELGRVLVKSFLYTLSQADVIPKTIIFLNSGVHLPCEDSETLQSLLALEERGVEILSCGTCLDFYKQKEKLVAGKVSNMYAIVDMLTRSTHVVTL; from the coding sequence ATGAGCAAAGAAACAGGCGCGGCGGCCCGGCCGGAAGCGCCCGTGATGGGAAAAGATCTGTCCGGCCTTTCGACGGCCTTTGCCTTGCCGGAAAATTCAGTGCTGTTGATGACGGCCGATCGCATCGGCCGGGGCGACGACGAACTGGGCAGGGTGCTCGTCAAGTCCTTTTTGTACACCCTGTCTCAGGCCGACGTGATCCCTAAGACGATCATTTTTCTCAACAGCGGCGTCCACCTGCCCTGTGAGGATTCGGAAACGCTGCAGAGTCTGCTGGCGCTGGAGGAGCGGGGCGTCGAGATCCTCAGCTGCGGCACCTGCCTCGACTTTTATAAACAAAAAGAAAAATTGGTGGCCGGCAAGGTGAGCAACATGTACGCCATCGTGGACATGCTGACCCGGTCCACCCATGTGGTCACCCTGTAA
- a CDS encoding DUF951 domain-containing protein codes for MAHFSIGDKVRLRKTHPCGSTDWEITRTGMDFRIRCLGCDHQVLIPRVKFEKAVKTVIARVGEPEPPKK; via the coding sequence ATGGCCCATTTCTCCATCGGCGACAAGGTTCGCCTGCGCAAGACCCATCCCTGTGGGTCCACGGACTGGGAGATCACCCGGACAGGCATGGATTTTCGCATCCGCTGCCTCGGCTGTGACCACCAGGTGCTGATCCCGCGGGTGAAGTTTGAAAAAGCGGTCAAAACGGTCATCGCCCGCGTGGGCGAGCCTGAGCCGCCCAAAAAATAA
- a CDS encoding YybS family protein: protein MPIRGMMEGAMLAALTAVLALLGVFIPPFSLLTNLIWTIPIVVAIARNGWTVGVVTLAAAITVIALMAGISTALILLIQFGGLGLIYGIAFRHGWSTIRAFFGGAVVVALSFVAFLALFFVLTGLTPESLSQQVDSIPNAVIEMYRSAGLFEKYGEQGVTEESVRVLFSSIILFFKQMFPSILVTYAMLTAATNLLLSRWMLRRIGQPVTAQPPFREWRLPWQAVWVVIAGLAAALAGDYWQIPALGTAGINVLYICYPVLLILGFAVVAYLLNKYVLSPFVLSIVAVLIFLFPSLALTFVATVGLFDLVFDYRAKMDKIQGA, encoded by the coding sequence ATGCCGATTCGTGGAATGATGGAGGGGGCCATGCTGGCGGCCTTGACGGCTGTTTTGGCGCTCTTGGGTGTATTCATCCCCCCTTTTTCGCTGTTGACCAACCTGATTTGGACCATCCCCATCGTCGTCGCCATCGCCCGCAACGGCTGGACTGTCGGGGTGGTGACCTTGGCGGCGGCCATCACCGTTATCGCCCTGATGGCGGGAATCTCCACGGCGCTGATCCTGCTGATCCAGTTCGGTGGTTTGGGACTCATTTACGGGATCGCCTTCCGGCACGGCTGGTCGACGATTCGCGCCTTTTTCGGCGGCGCCGTCGTCGTCGCCCTGTCCTTTGTCGCCTTCCTGGCCCTTTTCTTCGTCTTGACCGGTCTCACGCCGGAGAGCTTGTCCCAGCAGGTGGACAGCATCCCCAATGCCGTCATCGAGATGTACCGGAGCGCCGGACTCTTCGAGAAGTACGGCGAGCAGGGCGTCACCGAAGAAAGTGTGCGGGTGTTGTTCTCGTCGATCATCTTGTTTTTTAAGCAGATGTTTCCCAGCATCCTTGTCACCTACGCCATGCTGACGGCGGCGACGAACCTGCTCCTCTCCCGGTGGATGCTCCGGCGCATCGGGCAACCGGTTACGGCGCAGCCTCCCTTTCGGGAGTGGCGTCTCCCTTGGCAGGCCGTTTGGGTGGTCATCGCCGGCCTCGCCGCCGCCCTGGCGGGGGACTATTGGCAAATCCCCGCGCTGGGGACCGCCGGGATCAACGTCCTCTATATCTGTTACCCGGTGCTGCTGATCCTGGGCTTCGCCGTCGTCGCCTATCTGCTCAACAAATACGTCCTGTCGCCCTTCGTCCTCTCCATCGTGGCTGTGCTGATTTTTCTGTTTCCATCGTTGGCGCTCACCTTTGTGGCCACCGTCGGTCTCTTCGATCTGGTCTTTGACTACCGCGCCAAGATGGACAAAATCCAGGGCGCTTGA
- a CDS encoding mechanosensitive ion channel family protein: MLNWLSEFTHGRAVAMGLGDWAQPIAAFVTGAAHLLFALFLAWIALRFGDKAIDQVFRQRLGIHIIDEKRGATLASLLKSLLFYSVFFIVALEILNTVFGVQTQALLAGAGVVGVAAGFGAQSLVRDVITGFFIIFENQYAVGEFVTIGKYMGVVEEIGLRVTKVRDLTGELHIIPNGQVKEVSNRSRGPIQALVDIGVAYEEDIDRALVVLEAAAKELAAEWADQITDGPTVLGVTNLGPSEVVIRVTAKTAPLEQWRVEREMRRRFKAVLDHAGIEIPYPRQVLVPYGRSSAVEMATTGDGSRK, encoded by the coding sequence ATGCTGAACTGGTTGTCCGAGTTCACCCATGGGCGGGCGGTGGCGATGGGGCTAGGGGACTGGGCGCAGCCGATCGCCGCCTTTGTCACAGGAGCGGCCCACCTGCTCTTCGCCCTCTTTCTGGCCTGGATCGCGCTGCGCTTCGGCGACAAGGCCATCGATCAGGTCTTTCGCCAGCGCCTCGGTATCCACATCATCGATGAAAAGCGGGGCGCCACCCTGGCGTCGCTGTTGAAGAGCCTGCTCTTTTACAGTGTCTTTTTCATCGTCGCCCTGGAGATTTTGAACACCGTCTTTGGCGTGCAAACGCAGGCGCTGCTGGCCGGCGCCGGCGTCGTCGGCGTGGCCGCCGGTTTTGGCGCCCAGAGCCTCGTTCGCGACGTGATCACCGGCTTTTTTATCATCTTCGAAAACCAGTACGCCGTCGGCGAGTTTGTCACCATCGGCAAGTACATGGGCGTCGTGGAGGAGATCGGCCTGCGGGTGACCAAGGTCCGCGACCTGACGGGCGAACTGCACATCATCCCCAACGGCCAGGTCAAAGAGGTGAGCAACCGCAGCCGCGGTCCCATTCAAGCCCTCGTCGACATCGGCGTCGCCTATGAAGAGGACATCGACCGGGCGCTGGTGGTCCTCGAAGCGGCGGCGAAGGAACTGGCCGCAGAATGGGCCGATCAGATCACAGATGGACCGACGGTGCTCGGCGTCACCAACCTGGGGCCCTCGGAAGTGGTGATCCGCGTGACCGCCAAAACGGCGCCCCTGGAACAGTGGCGGGTCGAGCGGGAGATGCGGCGGCGTTTCAAGGCGGTCCTGGACCATGCCGGCATCGAGATTCCCTATCCGCGGCAGGTGCTGGTCCCCTACGGACGGAGTTCCGCCGTTGAGATGGCCACGACCGGCGACGGTTCCCGCAAATGA